The following are encoded together in the Pseudomonadota bacterium genome:
- a CDS encoding DUF2947 domain-containing protein, which translates to MIPLNSIYSDFDLIWRFSDAEKYVQLSEAEFRRFHPIPSDESIKLWNEYVYPSNNSREHHLTELYVQKNIKWPDGPTFKTDDDVVEKEIASLLRKSFPLPDNTTVYFFWHAETCVKTDWGLFLSYWDDFCYPSDDSDVIVIPEFDKAIIYIEDRWHFLPKALGKTIFQHQENV; encoded by the coding sequence ATGATCCCTTTAAATTCTATATATTCAGATTTTGATCTAATTTGGCGGTTTTCTGATGCAGAGAAGTATGTTCAGCTTTCTGAAGCCGAATTTAGACGTTTTCACCCTATTCCTTCGGATGAAAGTATAAAGCTCTGGAATGAGTATGTTTACCCAAGCAATAATTCACGCGAACATCACCTTACTGAGCTTTATGTACAGAAAAATATAAAATGGCCAGACGGTCCTACTTTCAAGACAGACGATGACGTAGTAGAAAAGGAAATCGCTTCGTTACTTCGAAAGTCCTTTCCTTTACCCGACAACACAACAGTTTATTTCTTTTGGCACGCGGAAACATGTGTGAAGACCGATTGGGGCCTTTTTTTGAGTTATTGGGACGATTTTTGTTATCCTAGTGATGATAGCGATGTGATTGTAATTCCTGAATTTGATAAGGCTATCATTTATATAGAAGATAGATGGCACTTTTTACCAAAGGCACTTGGCAAAACTATTTTTCAGCATCAAGAAAATGTTTGA
- a CDS encoding DUF3795 domain-containing protein, with amino-acid sequence MKDKDLTGYCGLYCGDCIRYNCRASELSSELLREFEKHHFNEYANVKKVHNSAFENFEKLTDLLKAISEINCETPCGSGGDGCGGSCIIISCVHEKQIQGCWECEEFANCEKLNFLKPFHGNSIVENLRRIQKYGISDWAKHREKCYPWV; translated from the coding sequence ATGAAAGATAAAGATCTTACAGGATATTGTGGCCTCTACTGTGGTGATTGCATTCGCTATAACTGCAGAGCATCGGAATTATCATCTGAGTTGCTAAGGGAATTTGAAAAACATCATTTCAATGAATACGCAAATGTTAAAAAAGTCCATAATAGCGCATTTGAAAACTTTGAAAAACTGACTGATTTGTTGAAAGCAATTTCTGAGATAAATTGTGAAACACCCTGTGGTTCTGGCGGAGATGGTTGCGGAGGGTCATGCATAATAATCAGTTGCGTTCATGAAAAGCAAATACAAGGGTGTTGGGAATGCGAAGAATTTGCAAATTGTGAAAAACTCAATTTCTTAAAACCGTTCCATGGTAACAGCATAGTTGAAAACTTACGTAGAATACAGAAATATGGAATTTCTGATTGGGCAAAACACAGAGAAAAGTGCTATCCGTGGGTATAG
- a CDS encoding integron integrase, translated as MNNILPDFQKYILDNELVPENQIPFYANWVNKFIKFSNTRQDKALDLRVQLFLDALKKDRELQDWQITQAENAIKLYINNFLPTSGGTAILSPNADTEAENKFPDDQKIIKEIREILRIKHYAYSTERTYIDWFKRFHAYLTKVKNKDWVNQGADEKDVRGFLSHLAIKQQVSSSTQNQAFNALLFLFREVLKIDLKDLGKTVRAKRGPKLPAVLTQDEVRSLLEQLNDRDALVVHLLYGTGMRLMELVRLRVKDIDFGAKSIIVRASKGDKDRITVLPNAVISKLKKHLDAVEKIHEQDLGKGFGEVYMPGALDRKYQNAAKEWRWQYAFPSATLSVDPRSGKVRRHHISPSSIQKIVASAVRKAGIAKHATVHTLRHSFATHLLMNGVNIREVQEFLGHKNVETTMIYTHVLRNMSKVPISPLDTLFADESSEKI; from the coding sequence ATGAATAATATTTTACCTGATTTTCAAAAATATATCCTGGACAATGAACTGGTTCCTGAAAACCAAATTCCATTTTATGCTAACTGGGTTAACAAGTTTATAAAATTTTCCAATACCCGGCAGGATAAAGCATTGGATTTAAGAGTTCAATTATTTCTTGATGCTTTAAAAAAAGACCGGGAACTTCAGGATTGGCAAATCACACAGGCTGAAAATGCCATAAAACTTTACATTAATAATTTCCTGCCTACATCCGGTGGCACTGCAATACTTTCACCAAATGCAGACACAGAGGCTGAAAACAAATTTCCGGATGATCAAAAAATAATAAAAGAAATTCGCGAAATATTACGTATTAAGCACTATGCCTACAGCACTGAAAGAACTTATATAGACTGGTTCAAACGTTTTCATGCCTACCTGACCAAAGTAAAAAACAAAGACTGGGTAAATCAGGGAGCTGATGAAAAGGATGTCAGAGGTTTTCTCAGTCACCTGGCAATCAAGCAGCAAGTATCGTCTTCAACTCAAAATCAAGCCTTCAATGCGCTATTGTTTTTGTTTCGGGAAGTTCTCAAAATTGATTTGAAGGATTTGGGTAAAACGGTACGGGCCAAAAGAGGCCCGAAGCTTCCTGCTGTATTAACCCAGGATGAAGTTCGCAGTCTGCTTGAGCAATTAAATGACAGGGATGCTCTTGTTGTGCATCTTCTCTATGGTACCGGAATGCGGCTGATGGAATTAGTCAGATTGCGGGTTAAAGATATTGATTTTGGAGCAAAATCTATTATTGTCCGGGCGTCAAAAGGTGATAAGGACAGAATAACAGTTCTTCCCAATGCTGTTATAAGTAAACTAAAAAAGCATCTGGACGCGGTTGAAAAAATTCATGAGCAGGATTTAGGCAAAGGCTTTGGTGAAGTATATATGCCAGGTGCCCTTGATAGAAAATATCAAAATGCAGCAAAAGAATGGCGCTGGCAGTATGCTTTTCCTTCTGCGACTCTTTCGGTTGACCCCCGTTCCGGCAAGGTTCGCCGACATCATATAAGCCCCAGCTCCATTCAGAAAATCGTTGCTTCTGCGGTAAGAAAGGCTGGTATTGCCAAACACGCCACCGTACATACCTTGCGCCATAGTTTTGCAACACATTTACTTATGAATGGTGTAAATATCAGAGAAGTCCAGGAATTTTTAGGACACAAAAATGTTGAAACAACAATGATCTATACTCATGTATTGCGAAATATGTCCAAAGTACCTATAAGTCCTTTGGATACACTGTTTGCCGATGAATCGTCTGAAAAGATTTGA
- a CDS encoding 50S ribosomal protein L11 methyltransferase — MDFITDINKLKKHIYETVLSSLEPLTFGMLYKVLKKQCKIERYAFKKAVDELVASGDICYSYKHGCSFLEKSLEKPVQISKRIFLVPHQLRYSKKADEIVIKMQSGISFGRGDHPTTRLALKGIEHAFEFNSLIGNSNTNSKALDIGTGNGILAIACVLLGVQKALGIDIDKCAINEAREHVIINGLVNRIEISDMPVEKITGHFSIITANLRYPTLKSLHPLIAKLTGTNSMLVFSGIKVSECDELSKLYTNNLFTYCWEDREKDWSAMVFKRSKIA; from the coding sequence ATGGACTTTATTACGGATATTAATAAGCTAAAAAAACATATTTATGAAACAGTTTTATCTTCTTTGGAACCGCTGACTTTTGGAATGCTTTACAAGGTATTAAAAAAGCAGTGTAAGATTGAAAGGTATGCTTTTAAAAAAGCTGTGGATGAACTTGTTGCATCAGGAGATATCTGCTACTCATATAAACATGGATGTTCATTTCTGGAAAAATCTTTGGAAAAACCCGTACAAATATCAAAACGGATTTTCCTTGTGCCTCATCAATTAAGATACTCAAAAAAAGCTGATGAGATCGTAATAAAAATGCAATCGGGAATATCTTTTGGACGTGGAGATCATCCTACTACAAGGCTTGCCCTAAAAGGTATAGAGCATGCTTTTGAATTTAACAGCCTTATTGGTAACAGCAACACTAATTCAAAAGCTCTTGATATTGGGACGGGAAACGGGATTCTCGCAATTGCCTGTGTTTTGCTTGGAGTACAGAAGGCCCTGGGTATCGATATTGATAAATGTGCAATAAATGAGGCACGGGAACATGTAATAATTAACGGACTTGTAAACAGGATAGAAATATCGGATATGCCTGTTGAAAAAATAACCGGGCATTTTTCAATTATTACAGCAAATCTGCGCTATCCCACATTAAAAAGTCTACATCCGTTAATAGCAAAACTAACCGGAACAAATTCCATGCTCGTATTTTCAGGCATAAAAGTTTCCGAATGTGATGAACTTTCTAAATTATATACAAATAATCTTTTTACATACTGCTGGGAAGATAGAGAAAAAGATTGGAGCGCTATGGTATTTAAAAGATCAAAAATTGCATAA